CAAACAGCAAGGGTGATATGGAGTCCCCTTGCCGAAGCCCTTTCGCATGGATGAATTTGTCGCCCGCGCAACCATTCACCAAAACTCTCGAGCTGGCAGTAGTAAGCAGGATCGCGATCCAGGAGATCCAACGCTCCAAGAAGCCTTTAGCCCTTAACACCTCAAACAGAAACGGCCACGCCAGAGAGTCGAATGCTGTAGAGATCTCCAGCTTGAGTAACACACCCTTGGCTTTCCTCCTATGCATCGAACGCGCCATTTGCCGGACCAGGAGGAAGTTGTCATGCAAGCATCTGCCCTTGATGAAAGCGGACTGATTTGTCTGAACTAGCTCTCCCATGCGTGGCCTTAGCCTAGCGGTCAACAGTTTGGATGCTATCTTGGGCATACTATGCAGAAGGCATATAGGCCGGAAGTCAAACACTGCGCATGCTTCCGGGGATTTAGGGATAAGTGTGATCAATGTTTGATTGAGCCTTCCGAATCCCCTCCCGTTGCCGAGGAAAAGTTTGTGCACCGCCGCCACAATATCATCCTTGATGATCTCCCAAGCCTTTTGGAAGAAGAGGCCAATGAACCCGTCCGGCCCAGGCGCCTTGTCCAAAGGCAAATCCTTGATTGCACCCCAAATCTCTTCTTCAGAGAAAACACGGTCTTGCTCCGATAGATCAATACTCGTGACGCCCAGATCTTCCAAATCGAGTGTGAAATCTCGGGCACAGTCTTTGCCAAGTAGCTCTTTGTATGCCTTGTAGAAAGCTTCCTCCTTGCCAATCTGATCTGTGATGATGTTCCCGTCCACGTCAGGGATGGTATGTGGTTTTTCATTCGTCTCCCATTTGCAACCAAGTGGAACAATTGCGTGTTAGCATCTCCCTCTCGCAACCAGGTGACCCTCGATCTCTGTCTCGCAATGGTCCTCTCTAGAGAGGCCAGCCCCAGAACTAGCTGCTTGAGGGTTCTTCTAAGCCATCTCTCCTCCTCCGTAAGTACTCGACTCTCCTGAGCACAGTCAAACCGCAAGATGACTATGTTGGCAATTGCAATTTGCAGTTTTATATTTCCTATCTCCTTTTGTCCCCAAGTTGCAAGTGCACGGGCTGTATTTCGGAGCATGATGTCAAGTCGCATGAAAGGTCAGTTATGTCTGGGTGGCAGACCCAAGCCTCCTTGACGACATCCAAGAACCCGTCCATCTTGACCCAAAATTTCTCGAAACGAAACCTCCTCCTGACATGCACGCGCTCATGTAGCGCAAGGTGGAGCGGGCAATGATCAGAGTACTCCGTAGATAGCGCTTGCAGCAAACAATCTGGATGTTCAAGCTCCCAATCGACGGAGACAAAAGCACAGTCAATCTTTGTGAGTGTGGGTGTCTCCCGTTCATTGCTCCACGTGTACTTGCGTCCATGCAAAAGGAGCTCCTTAAGCGCGTTATCATCGACAAAACGCTTGAACTTTCCCATCATTCTCCTGTCCAGGTTGGAGTTACTTTTGTCTACCGCATATAGGATAAGGTTGAAGTCCCCCATGACAAGCCAAGGCCCTGGGCTTAGCGATCTACGCTCCGTAAGCTCGTTCAAAAaattgatcttgtgatcatcctCCTGCGGCCCGTATACTACTGTTAGCCACCATGGCACTCCCTCCATGGGCGAAACGTATCCAGTAATGCTATGGGAATCATTGACAAAATTTGTCAAGCGTACTCGCGTGGTGTCCCAAGCCACAAGGATACCACCTCTAGTGTCCGACGCCGGCAAATAAGTGAAACCATCATAGTTCGGCCCCATGCATTGCAAGATTACAAAAGTGTCCACCACCTCTAATTTAGTTTCTAAGATACAGACAATCGCCGCGTGACCAGATTTTGCAAATGCTCTAAGCGCCTTCCTTTTTGCTGGATTGTTGAGACCTCGAACATTCCAGCACACCAGCTCCAGGGCGTTGAGAGACATCAGAAAATATGCCTCCAAAGTCACCCGTGCAAACACGCCTACTGCACCAAAACCGGCTCAGCCATCCCTGTCTCCTCTGTAAGATTGAGTGGTATCGCCTTCCCAAATATAGCTGCGATGGCCCTCAACTGCGGCTCCTGAAGTGGTGAGTCAAACACCGTACGCAACTAACCTAGCGCATCCTCCGAGACCGCCAGGTCATCACAGTCAAAACCTAGAGTTTTGAGCAAAACCGTTTCAGCTGCTGAGGCCTTCGTCTTCCTTGTGTTGCCGGCACACATGGATCAGGTTGCACGTCGTGGAGTGAACGGGTCCTGCCCAGTTTTGACCCCACGTGGCCCTTCGAACTCTTTGAGCAGCAGCGGCGCTAGTTTTTTGAGAAGTCTGGCACAAAACGCCTTAATGTTTCCCAGGGCCGCCATCTCCTTAGCAGTTAAGTGCCCCTCTTGAATCTGAGATGCACGTGCACCAACGCCCGTAACGCAGCCGCCATGCAGCTGCATTTGCATGCATGCAGTTCTCGTGGTCACATCGGCCTCCGCAGTGATTGCCTCAGACTCCTGTCCAGCGGGACCCAGTTCAGTCGTATCATTTGCCGAGCGCGCTATCTCCTCCGTTGCTGCTAGCTGCAGCACATCCGACACAGGAGCCCACCCTTTTGCGGTTTTGTCTGGCAGATGCACCAGCGAGGAATCAAGCTGCATGGCCTCCTCACCTGTTCCCGGGTGGGATTGGGTAGTGGTGGCCCCCTCGAGGCAACCCACAACCGTACACGCCAGGTCCACAGCCCTGTCTCCCGAGCAGGGATTGGCCAGGGTTGGCTCCACCAATGCGACGACCAAGTTAGCCTCTCCCAGAGTTTTGTTTGCGCCCTCGGGATCGGAAGGAAACCCTTCCTCAAAAGCCTCGCCCATCGTTTTGTCCTCGTTCCTTTTCTCGACCTCGGTTTCTGGTCCGGGGTTGTCAGCACCCACATCGGATTCCTGATTGGCTCCAGTCCTAATCTCTACCTGGTCAAAAGTGACCTTATCCTGCCCCAGCACAGTGAGCTGCACCGGATTGGCCACCACCTCAGCGTGTGCAGGCCCCACTCCTGTACTCCTCCCTGGATCTTCTGTGGCCAACAGCTGCAGCGCTGGCGGAGCACGTGCGGCAGCGGCCACATCGTCCTTCGGGCTCGCCGCAGTCCCCATGGTACTGCCATCGAGCGCGCATGCCGTCGCCACCGCGCGAGAGGCCATCGGCGGAATGCGCCAGTCTGATGGACCAATGCGCCCAACTAGGGCCTGCCTGTATGAGCGACCTGCTGCGCCACCAGCCGGTGCTCCGCCACGGTGATCACGGACGCCCCTAGTCCATGGCAGCACACGCCATTCGCCCTGGCCGAAATAGTCCCCAAGGTCCTCCGGCATTCCACTTTGCCGGCTTCCATGTGAGCTAGGCGGTCTCAACCAGCGCTCAGGACCCTCGTGATCACGAATTC
The sequence above is a segment of the Aegilops tauschii subsp. strangulata cultivar AL8/78 chromosome 6, Aet v6.0, whole genome shotgun sequence genome. Coding sequences within it:
- the LOC141026138 gene encoding uncharacterized protein — its product is MGDFNLILYAVDKSNSNLDRRMMGKFKRFVDDNALKELLLHGRKYTWSNERETPTLTKIDCAFVSVDWELEHPDCLLQALSTEYSDHCPLHLALHERVHVRRRFRFEKFWVKMDGFLDVVKEAWVCHPDITDLSCDLTSCSEIQPVHLQLGDKRR